A genome region from Archaeoglobus fulgidus DSM 4304 includes the following:
- the cobQ gene encoding cobyric acid synthase CobQ yields the protein MPSLMVGGTTSSAGKSLLAAAFCRILARRGYDVAPFKAQNMSLNSFVTSKGKEIAIAQAYQAFAAGIEPDERMNPVLLKPKGNFVSQLVVMGEAVGDVDSRKYYGVKVEWLKRVVEEAYLSLAEEYDFVVIEGAGGMAEINLYERDLPNIHIARFARPDILIVGDIDRGGVFASLYGTYALLPDDVKPLVKGFVINRLRGREDVLESGIRELERLTGIRVLGVLPYLDYNFPSEDSLNIEEWGAEGTVGIVRLPRVSNFTDFEPLREHARFLSLNSSLNGCEVVIIPGSKDTIADLKALKSSKLGEEIVRKAGEIPVIGICGGYQIMCRELVDMGVEHGRIRAKGLGLLDAVTEFREYRKRTVQVEKRVNGNAVILDRIRGEKVWGYEIHKGITRASNPIFEDDGCASEDGMCWGTYLHGLFWNENVLRALGGYLGIKFRQKEDWADLIADEVEGRLDLGVLGL from the coding sequence ATGCCTTCATTGATGGTAGGTGGAACCACCAGCAGCGCAGGCAAGAGTTTGCTCGCTGCTGCTTTTTGCAGAATTCTGGCCAGAAGGGGCTATGACGTTGCCCCCTTTAAAGCTCAGAACATGAGCCTGAACTCCTTTGTCACTTCAAAGGGAAAGGAGATTGCCATCGCTCAGGCCTATCAGGCCTTTGCTGCGGGCATTGAGCCTGATGAAAGAATGAATCCCGTTCTTCTCAAGCCGAAGGGAAACTTCGTGTCTCAGCTTGTTGTAATGGGGGAGGCTGTGGGTGACGTTGATTCAAGGAAATATTACGGGGTGAAGGTTGAGTGGCTGAAGAGGGTTGTTGAAGAAGCTTATCTCAGCTTGGCCGAGGAGTATGACTTTGTTGTTATTGAGGGTGCCGGTGGGATGGCGGAGATCAATCTCTATGAAAGGGATTTGCCCAACATTCACATAGCGAGGTTTGCGAGGCCTGACATTTTGATTGTGGGCGATATAGACAGGGGCGGGGTTTTTGCTTCCCTCTACGGCACCTACGCACTCCTGCCAGATGATGTAAAGCCGCTCGTTAAAGGGTTTGTGATAAACAGGCTCAGAGGGAGGGAGGATGTGCTTGAGAGCGGTATAAGGGAGCTTGAGAGGCTGACTGGAATAAGGGTGCTGGGAGTTCTTCCCTACCTTGATTACAACTTTCCGTCGGAGGACTCGCTGAACATCGAGGAGTGGGGGGCAGAAGGGACTGTTGGGATAGTAAGGCTGCCAAGAGTTTCGAACTTCACGGACTTTGAGCCCCTCAGGGAGCATGCGAGGTTTCTCAGCCTCAACTCCTCGCTCAACGGTTGTGAGGTTGTGATTATTCCCGGCAGCAAGGACACCATTGCTGATTTGAAGGCTCTGAAATCCTCAAAGCTGGGAGAGGAGATTGTGAGGAAGGCTGGAGAGATTCCGGTCATCGGGATATGCGGGGGATATCAGATAATGTGCAGAGAGCTCGTCGACATGGGCGTGGAGCATGGCAGAATCAGGGCTAAGGGGCTCGGGCTTCTCGATGCGGTTACGGAGTTCAGGGAGTACAGGAAGAGGACGGTTCAGGTAGAGAAGAGAGTTAACGGCAACGCAGTGATTCTGGACAGGATAAGGGGCGAGAAGGTTTGGGGCTACGAGATTCACAAGGGCATCACGAGGGCGAGCAATCCCATTTTTGAGGATGACGGCTGTGCCAGCGAGGATGGCATGTGCTGGGGAACTTACCTCCACGGTCTCTTCTGGAATGAAAACGTTCTGAGGGCTCTGGGAGGTTATCTGGGCATAAAATTCAGGCAAAAGGAGGATTGGGCTGATTTGATTGCGGATGAGGTGGAAGGGAGGCTGGATTTGGGGGTTTTAGGGCTTTAA
- a CDS encoding AMP phosphorylase, which translates to MIFKAVRVPFKSGRFAVILNEEDASELGVREGDRVRVRYGKAGVVATVQITREIVEKGFVGLTDLASMELGISDGAEVDVFPSPKPKSVELIKKKTRGEKLSQDEIRRIVEDITNNALSEVELTAFVISSMLRGMDFDEIEWLTRSMIETGERIEFDRGTVVDKHSIGGVPGNKISLLIVPTVAAAGLLIPKTASRAITSASGTADTMEVLANVNLSVDEIKEITERVGGVIAWGGATNIAPADDKIIRVEHPLSIDPRPQLLASVMAKKGSVGAKHVVIDIPVGEGAKIEKVEVGRSLANDFIELGRRLGLNVMAAITYGGQPVGRAIGPALEAREALKTMEDRRGPSSLVEKSLGIAGILFEMTGIATNGYQHARKIFESGKTLEKFREIVAAQGGDESVKAEDVAVGDKTYTLTSQVEGAVVSVNNKSIVKIARTAGAPKDKGAGVYVHKKRGEVVKVGDPLLTIYAEKEWKLDNAIEVANTERPIVVSGMVLEVYGRRGV; encoded by the coding sequence ATGATTTTCAAGGCGGTTAGAGTTCCATTCAAGTCGGGAAGGTTTGCCGTGATTCTTAACGAAGAGGATGCAAGCGAGCTTGGCGTCAGAGAGGGGGATAGAGTCAGGGTGAGGTACGGCAAGGCGGGGGTTGTCGCCACAGTACAGATAACGAGGGAAATCGTTGAGAAGGGCTTTGTCGGATTAACAGACCTCGCTTCAATGGAGCTTGGAATATCGGACGGTGCTGAGGTTGATGTGTTTCCATCTCCGAAACCAAAAAGCGTTGAGCTGATAAAGAAGAAGACGAGGGGCGAGAAGCTGAGCCAGGATGAAATCAGGAGGATAGTTGAGGACATAACCAACAACGCTCTGAGCGAGGTTGAGCTCACAGCCTTTGTCATTTCTTCGATGCTTCGCGGGATGGATTTTGACGAAATAGAGTGGTTAACGAGGTCGATGATTGAAACCGGAGAGAGGATTGAGTTTGACAGGGGAACGGTTGTGGACAAGCACAGCATTGGCGGTGTGCCGGGCAACAAGATATCCCTGCTCATCGTTCCGACTGTTGCTGCGGCGGGGCTCTTAATTCCGAAGACAGCAAGCAGAGCGATAACGTCAGCCAGCGGAACGGCAGACACTATGGAGGTTCTCGCAAACGTCAATCTGAGCGTTGACGAGATAAAGGAGATTACGGAGAGAGTGGGGGGAGTCATTGCCTGGGGAGGGGCGACGAACATAGCTCCGGCAGATGATAAAATAATAAGGGTCGAACATCCCCTCTCCATCGATCCCAGACCGCAGCTTCTTGCCAGCGTTATGGCCAAGAAGGGCTCGGTTGGAGCGAAGCATGTCGTAATCGACATTCCCGTTGGGGAGGGGGCAAAGATTGAGAAGGTGGAGGTCGGCAGGTCTCTGGCAAACGACTTCATTGAGCTCGGCAGAAGGCTCGGGCTTAACGTCATGGCGGCAATAACCTACGGAGGTCAGCCCGTGGGAAGGGCTATTGGCCCCGCGCTGGAAGCAAGGGAAGCGCTTAAGACGATGGAGGACAGACGAGGTCCTTCGAGTCTGGTTGAGAAGTCCCTTGGCATAGCGGGAATACTCTTCGAGATGACCGGCATAGCCACAAACGGCTATCAGCATGCCAGGAAGATATTCGAGAGCGGAAAAACGCTTGAGAAGTTCAGGGAGATTGTTGCGGCTCAGGGAGGAGATGAGAGCGTTAAGGCCGAGGACGTGGCGGTGGGAGATAAGACCTACACACTCACCTCTCAGGTGGAAGGGGCGGTGGTTTCGGTAAACAATAAAAGCATCGTGAAAATAGCGAGAACAGCAGGCGCTCCCAAGGACAAGGGAGCGGGAGTTTATGTCCACAAGAAGAGGGGTGAGGTTGTAAAGGTCGGAGACCCGCTTCTCACCATCTACGCCGAGAAGGAGTGGAAGCTCGACAACGCAATAGAGGTTGCGAACACCGAGAGGCCAATTGTGGTTTCGGGAATGGTGCTGGAAGTTTACGGAAGAAGAGGTGTGTAA
- a CDS encoding MBL fold metallo-hydrolase: MNILEIAENLYLIDLPQKREGFRKFISSWVIKNGDEAVLIDVGPSSTIPKLLESLKYLGIKAVPYILLTHIHLDHAGGVHDVLKKFPEAKVVVHEKGKRHLVNTERLWEASKVALGDIAEVYGPPKPISAESIWDGEIEFAGESIEVIDAPGHAPHHQCYVFKEFLFIGEAAGVHMPLKNDYYLRPATPKRFIFEVAHSTLERLRDLGSLRVCFGHFGFKRDSLEIIEKAGKQLRFWVDTVYDIGCRRDFEEEDAIIREAKEELLEKDRRFARYHLLDEDIQKREDFFIENSLRGILDYVYTSYCEP; this comes from the coding sequence ATGAACATACTGGAAATTGCGGAGAACCTCTACCTAATAGACCTCCCTCAAAAGAGGGAAGGTTTCAGGAAGTTTATAAGCTCATGGGTAATAAAAAACGGTGATGAGGCTGTTTTGATTGATGTTGGGCCCTCCTCAACAATTCCAAAGCTCCTCGAGTCGCTGAAGTATCTGGGAATAAAAGCGGTTCCCTACATTCTGCTAACTCACATCCATCTCGACCACGCAGGAGGTGTGCACGACGTTCTGAAGAAGTTCCCAGAGGCAAAGGTTGTGGTTCACGAAAAAGGGAAGAGACACCTCGTTAACACGGAGAGACTTTGGGAAGCTTCAAAGGTCGCTTTAGGCGACATCGCAGAGGTTTACGGACCCCCAAAGCCCATCAGTGCCGAATCAATATGGGATGGAGAAATCGAGTTTGCGGGGGAGAGCATTGAGGTCATCGATGCTCCGGGCCACGCTCCTCACCACCAGTGCTACGTTTTCAAGGAGTTTCTGTTCATCGGTGAGGCTGCGGGCGTGCACATGCCACTGAAAAACGACTACTACCTCCGCCCTGCCACGCCCAAGAGGTTCATTTTTGAGGTTGCCCACTCCACCCTTGAAAGATTGAGGGACTTGGGAAGCTTGAGAGTTTGTTTCGGGCACTTCGGATTCAAGAGAGATAGCTTAGAGATTATTGAGAAGGCAGGCAAGCAGCTCAGATTCTGGGTTGATACCGTTTACGACATTGGCTGCAGGAGGGACTTTGAGGAGGAGGATGCAATAATCAGGGAGGCTAAAGAGGAGCTTCTGGAGAAGGACAGAAGGTTTGCCCGCTACCATCTGCTTGATGAGGATATCCAGAAAAGAGAGGACTTCTTCATAGAAAACTCGCTCAGGGGAATTCTGGACTACGTTTACACCAGCTACTGTGAGCCCTAA
- the rplJ gene encoding 50S ribosomal protein L16, translated as MARKPARMWRRLERPYTRTEYIDGAPGTRVRMFDMGNKSADFPVMLTLVAKEAVQIRENALEAARVVANKYVSRRAGASNYKLKLRIFPHHILREHKMAVGAGADRISQGMRAAFGKPVGRAARVKPGTKIMSVWVKPEHFEIAKEALRRAAMKMPTPTKIVVEKGHELLKGKI; from the coding sequence ATGGCAAGAAAACCAGCGAGAATGTGGCGAAGGCTTGAAAGGCCATACACAAGAACCGAGTACATCGATGGTGCTCCGGGAACAAGAGTCAGAATGTTCGACATGGGTAACAAGAGCGCTGACTTCCCGGTTATGCTCACACTCGTTGCCAAGGAGGCAGTGCAAATCAGGGAGAATGCACTGGAAGCTGCGAGAGTCGTTGCCAACAAGTACGTTTCGAGGAGGGCAGGAGCGAGCAACTACAAGCTCAAGCTCCGAATCTTCCCGCACCACATCCTGAGGGAGCACAAGATGGCTGTGGGTGCTGGAGCGGACAGAATTTCACAGGGTATGAGGGCAGCTTTTGGCAAGCCAGTAGGCAGGGCTGCAAGAGTAAAGCCGGGAACGAAGATTATGAGCGTGTGGGTTAAGCCAGAGCACTTCGAGATTGCAAAGGAAGCTTTGAGAAGGGCGGCAATGAAGATGCCCACTCCCACGAAAATTGTGGTTGAGAAGGGTCACGAACTGCTGAAGGGCAAGATTTGA
- a CDS encoding citrate/2-methylcitrate synthase — protein sequence MKDGLEDVIACKTTISRIALENGRAILEYRGYDIRDLARKASYEEVAYLLLYGELPKKYELQDFKIELAERRELPPQIIGLLTHLPPYTHPMVVLRTATSYLGSLDKKIAVRTREETFNKAKDLIAKFPTIVAYYHRIRTGRNIIPPALEFSHAANFLYMLHGEEPTKTAERALDMDLILHAEHELNASTFAARIAASTLADIYACVVAATGTLMGPLHGGAAQEVMRMLREVASPRRAEEYVKRKIEAGERIMGFGHRVYRGVMDPRAELLRYLAKRLAAEGSTKWFEISEAIAKAAYKYKKLLPNVDFYSASVYANLGIPDDLFVNIFAMGRISGWTAHIIEQYENNRLIRPRAEYVGEKEKKFIPLSKR from the coding sequence ATGAAGGACGGATTGGAAGATGTGATTGCCTGCAAAACCACGATTTCGAGGATTGCCCTTGAAAACGGGAGGGCAATTCTTGAGTACAGGGGTTACGACATCCGTGACCTTGCGAGAAAGGCAAGCTACGAGGAGGTGGCTTACCTTCTGCTTTACGGAGAGCTGCCGAAGAAATACGAGCTTCAGGACTTCAAAATAGAGCTTGCTGAGAGGAGGGAGCTACCACCTCAAATCATAGGTCTCCTCACTCATCTGCCGCCATACACGCACCCCATGGTCGTGCTCAGAACTGCAACAAGCTACCTCGGCAGCCTTGACAAGAAGATAGCTGTAAGGACGAGGGAGGAAACTTTCAACAAGGCAAAGGACTTGATTGCCAAGTTTCCCACAATAGTGGCTTACTATCACAGAATCAGGACGGGAAGGAACATAATTCCGCCAGCTCTTGAATTCAGCCATGCTGCAAACTTTCTGTACATGCTTCACGGGGAGGAACCAACCAAAACTGCTGAGAGAGCGCTGGACATGGATTTAATTCTTCACGCGGAGCACGAGCTAAATGCCTCAACCTTTGCGGCGAGGATTGCAGCGTCAACTCTTGCAGACATCTACGCCTGCGTTGTTGCCGCAACTGGAACGCTGATGGGGCCGCTGCATGGAGGAGCGGCGCAGGAGGTCATGAGGATGCTTAGGGAGGTTGCATCTCCAAGAAGGGCTGAGGAGTACGTGAAAAGAAAAATAGAGGCTGGAGAGAGGATAATGGGATTCGGGCACAGGGTTTACAGAGGAGTTATGGACCCAAGGGCGGAGTTGCTGAGGTATCTGGCTAAAAGACTTGCTGCTGAAGGCTCAACGAAGTGGTTCGAAATCAGCGAGGCCATCGCCAAGGCTGCTTACAAGTACAAGAAGCTCCTTCCAAACGTTGACTTCTACTCCGCAAGCGTTTACGCCAACCTCGGCATTCCCGACGACCTCTTCGTCAACATCTTCGCTATGGGCAGGATTTCAGGCTGGACTGCCCACATCATAGAGCAGTACGAGAACAACAGGCTTATAAGGCCAAGAGCGGAGTATGTGGGGGAGAAGGAGAAGAAGTTCATCCCTCTGTCGAAAAGGTGA
- a CDS encoding AMP phosphorylase, whose amino-acid sequence MKFRIKTLPLRTERIAVVLSQDDAAELGLLPGDRVKVSYDGKSFVAEVEISQEFISSGEAGVCTFTAETCSLSEECVVEIVPFARPKSVEYIRKKLNGAKYEREEIKDIIGSISSDVLSDIEISAFILANEIVGMQNDEIQWMIEAMVEVGERVVFERGTVVDMHSIGGLPGNRFSLIAVPTVAAAGLLIPKTASRAITTASGTADTMEVLANVNLSVDEIKEITEEVGGVIAWNAPTGIAPADEKIIRVEYQLELSPKPHLMASVLSKKLGSGARFVAIDIPVGKKAKVENVDVGRGFANAMMEIGRNLNLKVATALTDGSQPLGRAIGPALEAREVLEVMERKVEGDLLEKSLGIAGILFEMTGIATNGYQHARKIFESGKTLEKFREIVAAQGGDESVKAEDVAVGDKTYTLHAAKEGYVREIDIAALNEIARTAGAPKDKGAGVYVHKKRGEVVKVGDPLLTIYAEKEWKLDNAIEVANTKQAFEISGVIIERYTMGRWWS is encoded by the coding sequence ATGAAGTTCAGGATAAAGACCTTGCCCCTCAGAACCGAAAGGATTGCTGTTGTTCTGAGTCAGGATGACGCGGCTGAACTCGGTCTCCTTCCGGGAGACAGAGTGAAGGTTAGCTATGACGGCAAATCATTCGTAGCGGAGGTTGAGATCTCTCAGGAGTTCATTAGCAGTGGGGAAGCTGGAGTTTGCACCTTCACCGCCGAGACGTGCAGCCTTTCCGAGGAGTGCGTGGTTGAGATTGTTCCCTTCGCCAGGCCGAAGTCGGTCGAATACATAAGAAAGAAGCTTAACGGAGCTAAATACGAAAGAGAGGAGATTAAGGACATAATTGGCAGCATCTCATCTGACGTACTCTCGGACATTGAAATCTCTGCATTCATACTTGCAAACGAGATTGTAGGGATGCAGAACGACGAGATTCAGTGGATGATCGAGGCGATGGTCGAAGTCGGAGAAAGGGTAGTTTTCGAAAGGGGAACGGTTGTGGACATGCACAGCATTGGAGGGTTGCCCGGAAACAGGTTTTCGCTGATTGCCGTCCCCACGGTTGCTGCGGCGGGGCTCTTAATTCCGAAGACAGCAAGCAGAGCCATAACCACTGCAAGCGGAACGGCAGACACTATGGAGGTTCTCGCAAACGTCAATCTGAGCGTTGACGAGATAAAGGAGATTACCGAGGAAGTTGGAGGGGTTATAGCATGGAACGCCCCCACGGGAATTGCCCCGGCTGATGAGAAAATAATAAGGGTCGAATACCAGCTGGAGCTAAGCCCAAAACCGCATCTAATGGCCAGTGTGCTGTCCAAAAAGCTGGGAAGCGGTGCAAGATTCGTCGCCATCGACATTCCGGTTGGAAAGAAGGCCAAGGTCGAGAACGTTGACGTCGGAAGAGGCTTCGCAAATGCTATGATGGAAATTGGGAGGAACTTGAACCTCAAGGTTGCAACGGCTCTGACAGATGGCTCTCAACCCCTTGGAAGGGCTATTGGCCCCGCGCTGGAGGCGAGAGAGGTTCTCGAAGTTATGGAGAGGAAGGTTGAAGGGGACTTGCTTGAGAAGTCCCTTGGCATAGCGGGAATACTCTTCGAGATGACCGGTATAGCCACAAACGGCTATCAGCATGCCAGGAAGATATTCGAGAGCGGAAAAACGCTTGAGAAGTTCAGGGAGATTGTTGCGGCTCAGGGAGGAGATGAGAGCGTTAAGGCCGAGGACGTGGCGGTGGGGGATAAGACCTACACTCTCCACGCTGCGAAGGAGGGTTACGTTAGGGAAATAGACATAGCAGCCCTTAACGAAATAGCAAGGACAGCAGGAGCCCCCAAGGACAAGGGAGCGGGAGTTTATGTCCACAAGAAGAGGGGTGAGGTTGTAAAGGTCGGAGACCCGCTTCTCACCATCTATGCTGAGAAGGAGTGGAAGCTCGACAACGCAATAGAGGTTGCGAACACCAAGCAGGCCTTCGAGATTTCAGGGGTTATTATAGAGAGGTACACGATGGGAAGGTGGTGGTCATGA